In Patescibacteria group bacterium, the sequence GGAAAATAGTACTCTTTTAAATTCGTTATGAAGTGCAGTGAATGTTCTCGTCGCAATCATGATGACAATCGCTTTTGTATCTTTTGCGGCACTGCTCTCGAGTCTAAACTCGCTACGCGAGAGACTCCCCAATCCATCAGTCGTCAAAAGGTGTTATTGCCACCCCAGGATATTGATGAGCTGATCAGTTATCGAGATACCTTGAGACGTCCG encodes:
- a CDS encoding zinc ribbon domain-containing protein, which gives rise to MKCSECSRRNHDDNRFCIFCGTALESKLATRETPQSISRQKVLLPPQDIDELISYRDTLRRPAVSIYPAVVASLAIIIVAAGAYYWFWYRDVFEVMAIDYQSTELMDE